ATATATTATCTAAAAGTAAAAATAGTGGAATTAATATTAAGTCTTTTGTTCAGAAACAGAACTAAGACCAAGTTTTGTATTACTAATAAACTAGAAAATATTATTGAGGCCCCAAGCACATCTAAATATATAACAAAGGGAATGCTAAGTACCGCATTGGCCATCGTAATAACAAAATTCACTTTTGTATAAGTGCTTTGATATCCTGTCATGTTTAATACTAAGCCGACAGAGCCGGTAGCAGCATTCACGAGCTGTCCGATACACAGAATTACCAAAGGAACATACGAATCTTCATACACGTTACCATATAAAAAATTTAACAAAGCCTTTCCTCCAATTACAAAAACAATAACTACAGGTAATGCAAAAACAAATATAATGCGACTGGTTTTTGTTACTATACGTTGCAAGCTTTCCATATTTTTACTCTCAAATGCTTTCGAAATATAAGGTGCGATAGCCGTATTGAGTCCGTCCAAAGTAAATGCCACTAATGCAGCGCCTCGCGATGCAACATCGAATAGCGCAACAGCTTCAATACTGCCAAAGACTGCCAATATGTATGTGATGACCTTGGATTTCAGTTCCTGAATCCCGCTATCAATGGTAAAAGGTGTCGCCTCTTTCAGCCATAAATTATTATAATACTCAGCTTTAACAGTTTTGATTTTCTGAAATAGTTTCCTGTGTAAAAACACAAGACCCACCAAAAAAGAAATTACACCTGCAATTGTGTATAGTAAAATTGCCGAAATCGGACTCAATTTCATGCCTCCGTAATAGAAAACTAAGAT
This genomic stretch from Ulvibacter sp. MAR_2010_11 harbors:
- a CDS encoding oligosaccharide flippase family protein, which encodes MKFLFNFFNSQQIRNAAVGSLGIKFFSAFFAFVNSILLARILGVEAFGIYVLAFSILILASVLVSLGLPKLMTRFIPKYEVEQNLGAVKGLLIQALKYVLLASGILGVVAFLIYLIGWNSIDNVLGKTLYFGLLLIPILAMTSISAASLRGLRFILLGQFHDTFLRNLLFCIGILVFYYGGMKLSPISAILLYTIAGVISFLVGLVFLHRKLFQKIKTVKAEYYNNLWLKEATPFTIDSGIQELKSKVITYILAVFGSIEAVALFDVASRGAALVAFTLDGLNTAIAPYISKAFESKNMESLQRIVTKTSRIIFVFALPVVIVFVIGGKALLNFLYGNVYEDSYVPLVILCIGQLVNAATGSVGLVLNMTGYQSTYTKVNFVITMANAVLSIPFVIYLDVLGASIIFSSLLVIQNLVLVLFLNKRLNINSTIFTFR